In the genome of Phycisphaerales bacterium, one region contains:
- the infA gene encoding translation initiation factor IF-1, whose translation MAKEDAIQLEAVVIKALPNAMFLVEADLAGSGKHEVLAHVSGRMRKNFIRILPGDRVTVELSPYDLKRGRITYRQK comes from the coding sequence GTGGCCAAAGAAGATGCCATTCAGTTGGAAGCGGTCGTCATCAAGGCCCTACCGAACGCCATGTTCCTCGTCGAAGCCGATCTGGCCGGCTCCGGCAAGCATGAGGTGCTTGCCCACGTCTCCGGCCGCATGCGTAAGAACTTCATTCGCATCCTCCCGGGTGACAGAGTGACGGTTGAGTTGTCGCCCTACGATCTGAAGCGCGGTCGCATTACTTACCGTCAGAAGTAG
- a CDS encoding YkgJ family cysteine cluster protein, whose product MYDCLTCGACCHGLDVYLTEEDQDRFVGDPQLGRYIREHPWRGRFPLIFLRRDAEHDRCLALEVRGERVRCTIYPDRPYLCQELAVGSDGCEEARRKKGLPVDSAPRPDEV is encoded by the coding sequence ATGTACGACTGCCTGACATGTGGGGCCTGCTGCCACGGACTGGATGTGTATCTGACCGAGGAGGATCAGGACCGCTTCGTCGGGGATCCGCAGCTCGGGCGCTACATCCGTGAGCACCCCTGGCGCGGACGCTTCCCGCTCATCTTCCTTCGCCGCGATGCCGAACACGACCGCTGCTTGGCGCTTGAGGTACGCGGGGAGCGGGTACGTTGCACGATCTACCCTGACCGGCCGTACCTTTGTCAAGAACTCGCGGTCGGCTCCGATGGCTGCGAAGAGGCCCGCCGCAAGAAGGGCTTACCGGTGGACTCCGCACCCCGCCCCGACGAAGTTTGA
- a CDS encoding PilT/PilU family type 4a pilus ATPase — MADVMEILARARAMRANDVHLVAGSPVLFRIERELQPVTREALSARLARELSFALLSEEQRLEFEHDRDLDIVISDQEHHRYRVNLSYNDGDVGAVIRLLSSAPLPLSQLKLPPIVGQLAVARKGLILVTGSTSQGKTTTLAGMLDHVNEQHRRHIVTIEDPIEYVHRNKKSIVRQREIGRDTSSFHRGLRAALRQDPDIIAIGEMRDYETIKIALTAAETGVLVMSTLHIISIDKIIERLLSYAPDGSDGHMRALLAEALLGVVHQELLPTIDGGKRVACEILVATDGVRNVLRNRGTYHLRNAITTGQRYGMQSMPAALNALRDEGVILDTVYDSVMVNYQ, encoded by the coding sequence ATGGCAGACGTAATGGAAATCCTGGCACGCGCCCGAGCCATGCGGGCGAACGACGTGCATCTGGTGGCGGGGTCGCCCGTGCTGTTCCGCATTGAGCGTGAACTCCAGCCGGTAACGCGCGAGGCGCTGTCCGCGCGGCTGGCCCGCGAGCTCAGTTTCGCCCTGCTGAGTGAGGAGCAGCGACTGGAGTTCGAGCACGATCGCGACCTCGACATCGTCATCTCCGACCAAGAGCACCACCGCTACCGTGTGAACCTCAGCTACAACGACGGCGACGTCGGCGCTGTCATCCGCCTGTTGTCGAGTGCCCCCCTGCCACTGTCACAGCTCAAGCTGCCGCCGATCGTGGGACAGCTTGCCGTGGCGCGCAAGGGGTTGATCCTCGTCACCGGCAGCACGAGTCAGGGAAAAACGACCACGCTGGCAGGCATGCTCGATCATGTCAACGAGCAGCACCGTCGACACATCGTGACCATCGAGGACCCCATCGAGTACGTGCACCGCAATAAGAAATCGATCGTGCGGCAGCGCGAGATCGGCCGGGACACTTCCTCCTTCCACCGCGGACTGCGGGCGGCGCTGCGGCAGGATCCGGACATCATTGCGATCGGCGAGATGCGCGACTACGAGACCATCAAGATTGCGCTGACCGCCGCCGAGACCGGCGTGCTGGTGATGTCCACGCTGCACATCATCTCGATCGACAAGATCATCGAGCGGCTGCTGTCGTATGCACCGGACGGCAGCGACGGACACATGCGGGCATTGCTCGCGGAAGCGCTGCTGGGCGTGGTACACCAGGAACTTCTACCGACAATCGACGGCGGGAAGCGGGTCGCGTGCGAGATCCTGGTGGCGACCGATGGCGTGCGGAACGTGTTGCGCAACCGCGGCACGTATCACTTGCGGAATGCCATCACGACGGGGCAGCGTTACGGGATGCAGTCGATGCCGGCCGCGTTGAACGCGCTGCGCGACGAAGGGGTCATCCTGGACACGGTGTACGATTCGGTCATGGTGAACTACCAGTAG